A genome region from Carya illinoinensis cultivar Pawnee chromosome 2, C.illinoinensisPawnee_v1, whole genome shotgun sequence includes the following:
- the LOC122301692 gene encoding cytochrome P450 708A2-like, translating to MMMWFFILCLTALLAVGISHWVYMWLNPKCNGKLPPGSMGFPIIGETLQFFALHPFQSIPPFIRNRMEKYKMSDLSPRYCIGYALSPKKELSFIHDSLIDHANQHDVDLICIHPTKPITEQGPFDCIIHKMYGRDWNQQLHQFSVKHPNVVVIDLPKAIEKLHNWVSMLEGDGVCEGDGYGAVFRTSLVGKKVIVSMDLKSTLTFFNRKIDMSYYVICRHLHAWAKHGTVDLKEVTSNMLFDYAAKQLMSYDESKTPLKLGRKNATKIIRDIYNDRKASKINRGDFLDHLLEKVELPKFISDHPDVLAELQKEHEQILKNHDDETSKITWQEYKSSMTSTHMVINETVRLANLVPAIFRKLVKDVEVKAFDGGLRLCAGADFAKLQMAIIIHHLVTKYRYIYIYTMSGVYVGKSNDEEYLVFEDAS from the exons ATGATGATGTGGTTCTTTATTCTATGCCTTACTGCTTTACTTGCAGTTGGGATTAGTCACTGGGTTTACATGTGGCTTAACCCCAAGTGCAATGGCAAGCTTCCTCCTGGTTCTATGGGCTTTCCCATTATCGGAGAAACCTTGCAGTTCTTTGCCCTTCATCCATTTCAGAGCATCCCTCCCTTCATTAGAAACAGAATGGAGAAGTAC AAAATGTCCGATCTATCTCCAAGGTACTGCATAGGATACGCTCTTTCCCCCAAGAAGGAACTAAGCTTCATCCATGACTCTCTCATCGATCACGCTAACCAGCATGACGTCGATCTCATCTGCATCCATCCCACCAAGCCCATCACCGAACAGGGACCCTTCGATTGCATCATTCACAAGATGTACGGACGCGACTGGAATCAGCAGCTACACCAGTTCTCGGTCAAACACCCAAACGTCGTTGTAATCGATCTGCCGAAGGCCATCGAGAAGCTCCACAACTGGGTCTCCATGCTTGAGGGCGATGGAGTTTGTGAGGGCGATGG GTATGGGGCAGTATTTAGAACAAGCTTAGTTGGGAAAAAGGTGATTGTTTCCATGGATCTGAAGTCAACACTTACATTTTTCAATAGGAAGATAGATATGTCTTATTATG TGATTTGCAGACATCTGCATGCTTGGGCCAAACATGGAACTGTGGACTTGAAAGAAGTAACCtcaaat ATGTTATTTGATTATGCTGCTAAGCAGTTGATGAGTTATGATGAGTCAAAGACACCCTTGAAATTG GGACGTAAAAATGCTACAAAGATAATTAGGGATATCTACAACGATAGGAAAGCATCAAAGATTAATCGTGGTGATTTCTTGGATCATTTGCTTGAGAAAGTGGAGT TACCCAAGTTTATCTCTGATCATCCAGACGTGCTGGCAGAACT GCAGAAAGAGCACGAGCAAATTCTGAAAAACCATGATGATGAGACATCTAAAATTACGTGGCAAGAATACAAGTCATCAATGACTTCTACACATATG GTTATCAATGAAACAGTAAGGTTGGCAAATCTTGTCCCGGCGATTTTCAGAAAGCTCGTAAAAGATGTGGAAGTAAAGG CGTTCGATGGTGGCCTGAGACTCTGCGCGGGAGCCGACTTTGCAAAGCTTCAAATGGCCATAATTATTCATCACTTGGTCACAAAAtatagatacatatatatatatactatgtcAGGA GTGTATGTGGGCAAGAGTAATGATGAAGAATACCTTGTCTTTGAAGATGCAAGTTAA